A stretch of the Filimonas lacunae genome encodes the following:
- a CDS encoding amidohydrolase family protein, with protein MKKWTTLLVGCAITLHLTAQETFPVNGVADKREGCYAFTHATIVKDGQTTLQDATLIIRKGKIISAGSGAAIPKDAVVIDCKGKFIYPSFIDIYSDYGVGTPQRDRGAGFDFRAPAQLTSNQKGAYGWNQALRTDVEAAKIFAVDNTKAKSLREAGFGTVLSHQKDGIARGTGVVATLAEEKENLVIVKEKASAHYSLNKGISTQSYPSSMMGSIALLRQTYLDAQWYKNNPTAEGVNLSLKYWNEQQSLPQIFDAGGKWNDVRADRIGDEFGVQYIIKGGGDEYQRLKEIKATNAAFILPLNFPQAMDVEDPNDARFVSLEDMKHWEMAPAEAGLFEKENITFCLTSADLKDSKQFLTNLRKAIEYGLTENRALEALTKTPATLLGVYDKVGSLDAGKLANFIITSGPVFKENTTLFQNWVQGNEYDVKNEGWNTLTGTYTVTVTSAAGTQKTYNLLVKSENAASIIAADTITARFSFDGKLVKLGFSETKRSRTGIRLSGVSNGTTWQGNGTDTAGNSVLWTASFVKAAEEKSDSAKRKPPVRLGAITYPFDGYGWEQLPRQQTLLIKNATVWTNEKEGKLEGADVLVKNGKITQVGKNLSDAGATVIDGTGKHLTAGIIDEHSHIATSSINEGAQSVTSEVRIADNLNPDDINIYRQLSGGVTSSHILHGSANTVGGQTQLIKLRWGFNDDELKFKGADPFIKFALGENVKRTTSQNNNRFPDTRMGVEQVLVDAFQRATDYQNALKGADGKNVRRDLELEALSEILNKKRFITCHSYVASEITSTIRVAEKFGFTLNTFTHILEGYKVADKMKAHGSNASTFSDWWAYKMEVQDAMAYNAAIMQKMGLNVCINSDDAEMARRLNQEAAKTVKYGGVSEEEALKMVTLNPAKALHVSDKVGSIKVGKDADLVLWSNHPLSIYAMAEKTIVDGTIFFDREKDAQMRVAIAAERNRLINKMLGEKKSGAAMAPARPSFNIILSCGDHDHHDGLITIDAGDDE; from the coding sequence ATGAAAAAATGGACTACGCTGTTGGTGGGGTGTGCTATTACACTTCACCTTACAGCACAGGAAACTTTTCCTGTCAATGGCGTGGCAGACAAGCGCGAAGGCTGTTATGCTTTCACGCATGCCACAATCGTAAAAGATGGCCAAACTACACTGCAGGACGCAACGTTAATTATCCGGAAAGGCAAAATTATTTCAGCGGGGTCCGGAGCCGCAATTCCCAAAGACGCAGTTGTTATTGATTGTAAGGGTAAGTTCATCTACCCGTCGTTTATTGACATCTACAGTGATTATGGCGTAGGAACGCCACAACGCGACCGTGGTGCCGGTTTCGATTTTCGCGCACCTGCACAGCTAACTTCTAATCAAAAAGGCGCTTATGGCTGGAACCAGGCATTGCGTACCGATGTAGAAGCTGCTAAAATTTTTGCAGTAGATAACACTAAAGCAAAAAGCCTGCGGGAAGCAGGTTTTGGCACCGTGCTTTCTCACCAGAAAGATGGTATTGCCCGTGGTACAGGCGTAGTGGCTACCCTGGCCGAGGAAAAAGAAAACCTGGTAATTGTAAAAGAAAAAGCTTCTGCACATTACTCTTTAAACAAAGGCATATCTACACAAAGCTACCCCAGCAGTATGATGGGCTCTATTGCTTTGTTACGGCAAACCTACCTGGATGCACAATGGTATAAAAACAATCCCACAGCCGAAGGCGTAAACCTGAGCCTGAAATACTGGAACGAGCAGCAAAGCCTGCCACAGATATTTGACGCAGGAGGTAAATGGAATGATGTACGTGCCGATAGAATAGGAGATGAGTTTGGTGTACAGTACATTATAAAAGGCGGTGGCGATGAATACCAGCGTTTAAAGGAAATAAAAGCTACCAATGCAGCCTTTATTTTACCGCTGAACTTTCCACAGGCAATGGATGTAGAAGATCCTAACGATGCCCGTTTTGTGTCGCTGGAAGATATGAAACACTGGGAAATGGCGCCAGCCGAAGCAGGCCTGTTTGAAAAAGAGAACATTACTTTTTGTTTAACCAGCGCCGACTTAAAAGACAGCAAACAGTTTTTAACTAACCTGCGCAAAGCGATAGAGTACGGGTTAACAGAAAACAGAGCGCTGGAAGCGCTTACCAAAACACCTGCTACTTTGCTGGGTGTATATGATAAAGTAGGTAGCCTGGATGCTGGCAAACTGGCCAACTTCATTATCACCTCTGGACCGGTGTTTAAAGAGAACACTACCTTATTTCAAAACTGGGTACAGGGCAATGAATATGATGTAAAAAATGAAGGCTGGAACACGCTTACAGGTACTTATACTGTGACTGTAACCAGTGCAGCTGGTACTCAAAAAACATACAACCTGCTGGTGAAAAGTGAAAATGCAGCCAGCATTATTGCTGCCGACACAATTACCGCACGTTTCAGTTTTGATGGTAAGCTGGTAAAGCTGGGCTTTTCCGAAACCAAAAGATCCAGAACCGGCATACGCTTAAGCGGCGTTAGCAATGGAACTACCTGGCAAGGCAATGGAACAGACACTGCCGGTAACAGCGTGTTATGGACTGCCAGCTTTGTAAAAGCAGCAGAAGAAAAATCTGACAGTGCTAAACGCAAACCGCCGGTTCGTTTGGGAGCTATCACTTATCCTTTTGATGGTTATGGATGGGAGCAATTGCCCAGGCAACAAACACTGCTTATTAAAAACGCAACAGTTTGGACCAACGAAAAAGAAGGAAAATTAGAAGGCGCGGATGTGCTGGTGAAAAACGGAAAAATTACCCAGGTAGGTAAAAATCTGTCCGATGCCGGCGCTACTGTTATAGATGGTACAGGTAAGCATCTTACCGCAGGCATTATAGATGAACACTCACACATTGCTACTTCTTCTATTAACGAAGGCGCACAAAGTGTAACATCTGAAGTGCGTATTGCTGATAATCTTAATCCTGATGACATTAACATCTATCGCCAGTTAAGCGGTGGTGTTACCTCTTCTCATATTTTACATGGTTCTGCCAATACCGTAGGCGGACAAACGCAGCTGATTAAATTACGTTGGGGCTTCAATGATGATGAACTGAAATTTAAAGGGGCCGATCCTTTTATCAAGTTTGCATTAGGGGAGAACGTAAAACGTACCACTTCTCAAAACAACAACCGCTTCCCCGATACCCGTATGGGGGTAGAGCAGGTGCTGGTAGATGCTTTTCAACGTGCTACCGACTATCAGAATGCTTTAAAAGGTGCTGATGGTAAAAATGTACGTAGAGATCTGGAGTTGGAAGCGCTGTCTGAAATCCTGAACAAAAAACGTTTCATTACCTGTCACTCTTATGTGGCAAGTGAAATCACATCTACTATTCGTGTAGCGGAGAAGTTTGGTTTTACCCTCAACACTTTCACACACATCCTGGAAGGTTATAAGGTAGCAGACAAAATGAAGGCACACGGTTCTAATGCTTCTACTTTCAGCGACTGGTGGGCTTATAAAATGGAAGTACAGGATGCCATGGCTTACAACGCTGCTATTATGCAGAAAATGGGTCTGAACGTATGTATCAATTCCGATGATGCCGAAATGGCGCGCCGCTTAAACCAGGAAGCAGCCAAAACCGTTAAGTATGGTGGTGTTAGCGAAGAAGAAGCACTGAAAATGGTAACATTAAATCCAGCCAAAGCTTTACACGTTTCAGACAAAGTAGGAAGTATTAAAGTAGGTAAAGATGCCGACCTGGTGTTATGGAGCAATCATCCGTTAAGCATTTATGCAATGGCTGAAAAAACCATTGTAGATGGCACTATCTTCTTCGACAGGGAAAAAGATGCGCAAATGCGTGTGGCTATTGCTGCGGAAAGAAACCGTTTAATCAACAAAATGCTGGGCGAGAAAAAGAGTGGGGCTGCTATGGCGCCTGCCAGACCAAGCTTTAACATTATTCTCAGTTGTGGCGATCACGACCATCATGATGGCCTGATTACCATTGACGCAGGTGATGATGAGTAA
- the glk gene encoding glucokinase gives MIKIYLPYRAKYNQMQRVLAADVGGTKVNMALCYVTDEKIEIIHSVKYASQQYASFTDIIKAFLAEEKVEQPDKIGIGVAGPVIDNTVEFTNLNWVVSAKEIAEVAGVPVEHVALINDLEATAYGLPCLSDDDILTIHAGEPGHSGNAAIIAPGTGLGEAGLFYDSNGYHPFATEGGHCEFAPRTEMEAQLFSYLKVKHRRVSWEHVVAGPGIYRLYYFLRDVLKREEPEWLKKEIEEKGDPSAVISEAGLQKRAPICEEVMQLFVQQLAREASSLVLKMKATGGLFFGGGIPPKILPLLKDPNFYETFIDCGRMQELVAKVPVKIILNDKSALYGAAYYGAYGL, from the coding sequence TTGATAAAGATTTATTTACCGTACCGGGCAAAGTATAATCAGATGCAGCGGGTGCTGGCAGCTGATGTGGGAGGAACTAAAGTGAACATGGCTTTATGCTATGTAACAGACGAGAAAATTGAAATTATACATTCGGTAAAGTATGCATCGCAACAGTATGCTTCTTTTACGGATATTATTAAGGCATTCTTAGCCGAAGAAAAGGTAGAACAGCCGGATAAAATAGGTATTGGCGTTGCCGGGCCTGTTATCGATAACACGGTGGAGTTTACCAACCTCAATTGGGTGGTAAGTGCTAAAGAGATAGCCGAAGTGGCGGGTGTGCCGGTAGAGCATGTGGCATTGATCAACGACCTGGAAGCTACAGCATACGGACTGCCTTGTTTATCAGACGATGATATTTTAACTATACATGCCGGCGAACCGGGCCATTCCGGCAATGCAGCTATTATAGCTCCCGGAACAGGCTTAGGAGAAGCGGGTTTGTTTTACGACTCCAATGGCTATCATCCTTTTGCCACAGAAGGCGGGCATTGCGAATTTGCCCCTCGTACAGAAATGGAAGCACAGTTGTTTAGTTACCTTAAAGTAAAGCACCGCAGGGTAAGCTGGGAGCATGTGGTGGCCGGACCAGGCATTTACCGTCTGTATTATTTTCTGCGCGATGTGCTGAAAAGAGAAGAGCCGGAGTGGCTGAAAAAGGAAATAGAAGAAAAAGGCGACCCCTCAGCAGTTATTAGCGAAGCCGGGTTACAAAAAAGGGCTCCTATTTGCGAAGAAGTGATGCAGCTGTTTGTGCAACAATTGGCAAGGGAAGCCAGTAGCCTTGTGTTAAAGATGAAAGCTACCGGTGGATTGTTTTTTGGAGGTGGCATTCCTCCCAAAATTTTACCGCTGTTAAAAGATCCTAATTTTTACGAAACCTTCATCGATTGCGGTCGTATGCAGGAATTAGTGGCTAAAGTGCCGGTAAAAATTATCCTGAACGATAAAAGTGCGTTATACGGTGCGGCTTATTATGGGGCTTATGGCTTGTAA
- a CDS encoding alpha-ketoacid dehydrogenase subunit alpha/beta translates to MYFDRKSWSNEQLVAIYRQLLLPRLIEEKMLILLRQGKISKWFSGIGQEAIAVGSTFALDTDEWIMPLHRNLGVFTSRNMPLHRLFAQWQGSEEGYSKGRERSFHFGSKQHHICGMISHLGPQLAIADGVSLANVLEGKQKVALAFTGDGGTSEGDFHEALNVAAVWDLPVIFLIENNGYGLSTPVNEQYRCATLADRAVGYGMKSITINGNNILNVIEAVTNAREYCLRDQKPYLIECVTFRMRGHEEASGIKYVPQELLNKWAKQDPVAQYEHYLLREGILQLEDVEAARNSIKTYIESELALADKAAPVVVNTQKELDDVYAPVTASVLPDAAAYTSRLSPGVESRFIDAVSDALYQSMQRYSNLVLMGQDIAEYGGAFKITEGFVQEFGKARVRNTPLCESAILGAALGLSLQGFKSMVEMQFADFVSVGLNQIVNNLAKIYYRWGQQADVVVRLPTGGGVGAGPFHSQSNEAWFVHTPGLKVVYPSTAEDAKGLLIAAINDPNPVLFFEHKALYRSIAGPVPTEYYEVPIGKARQVQTGTDVSIITYGAGVHWATAYAKENTGISIDILDLRTLLPIDYDAIKESVERTGKVLVLHEDTLTGGIGGEIAAWIGEHCFDKLDAPVMRCASLDTPVPFNTALEQNFLAKSRLAEYINKLIFY, encoded by the coding sequence ATGTATTTCGACAGAAAATCATGGAGTAACGAACAACTGGTGGCTATTTACCGCCAGCTGTTACTGCCCCGCCTGATAGAGGAAAAAATGCTGATACTGCTAAGGCAGGGTAAAATCAGCAAGTGGTTTAGTGGCATAGGTCAGGAAGCCATAGCAGTAGGCAGCACCTTTGCATTGGATACGGATGAATGGATTATGCCCTTACACCGCAACCTGGGTGTATTTACTTCGCGTAACATGCCTTTACACCGCTTGTTTGCACAATGGCAGGGTAGCGAAGAAGGATACAGCAAAGGGAGGGAGCGTAGCTTCCATTTCGGATCAAAACAACATCATATCTGTGGCATGATCTCCCATCTTGGGCCACAACTGGCCATTGCAGATGGTGTATCGCTTGCCAATGTGTTAGAAGGTAAACAGAAAGTAGCCCTGGCGTTTACCGGGGACGGTGGCACCAGCGAAGGCGATTTTCACGAAGCGCTGAATGTGGCTGCTGTATGGGATTTACCCGTTATTTTTTTAATAGAGAACAATGGCTATGGTTTAAGCACACCGGTGAACGAACAATACCGTTGCGCTACCCTGGCCGACAGGGCCGTAGGATACGGCATGAAAAGCATTACTATCAACGGCAATAATATTCTCAATGTAATTGAAGCGGTTACTAATGCGCGGGAGTACTGTTTGCGTGATCAAAAGCCCTATTTAATAGAGTGTGTTACTTTTCGCATGCGTGGTCATGAAGAAGCCAGTGGTATTAAATATGTTCCGCAGGAATTGCTGAACAAATGGGCAAAGCAAGATCCCGTTGCACAATACGAGCACTATTTACTGCGCGAAGGAATTCTGCAGTTAGAAGATGTGGAAGCAGCGCGCAACAGTATAAAAACCTATATCGAGTCTGAACTTGCTTTAGCAGACAAAGCGGCTCCTGTTGTAGTAAATACGCAGAAGGAACTGGATGATGTATATGCCCCGGTTACAGCAAGTGTTTTGCCGGATGCCGCCGCCTATACATCCCGTTTATCTCCTGGCGTGGAATCCAGGTTTATAGATGCGGTTTCAGATGCCCTGTATCAATCTATGCAACGTTATTCCAACCTGGTGTTAATGGGCCAGGACATTGCAGAGTATGGTGGAGCCTTTAAAATAACAGAGGGTTTTGTACAGGAGTTTGGAAAAGCAAGGGTACGTAATACGCCATTATGCGAAAGCGCTATACTGGGTGCAGCGCTGGGGCTAAGCTTGCAAGGGTTTAAAAGCATGGTGGAAATGCAGTTTGCCGATTTTGTTTCTGTTGGTCTTAACCAGATTGTAAACAACCTTGCCAAAATATATTACCGCTGGGGGCAGCAGGCTGATGTGGTGGTAAGGCTGCCCACAGGGGGCGGGGTAGGTGCTGGCCCGTTTCATTCTCAAAGCAACGAAGCCTGGTTTGTACATACACCAGGCCTGAAAGTAGTATACCCATCAACAGCAGAAGACGCTAAAGGCCTGTTGATTGCTGCTATCAACGATCCCAACCCGGTATTGTTTTTCGAGCATAAGGCTTTATACCGAAGCATTGCCGGCCCGGTGCCAACAGAGTATTACGAGGTACCCATAGGCAAAGCCAGGCAGGTGCAAACCGGAACAGACGTTAGTATCATTACTTACGGAGCTGGTGTACATTGGGCTACTGCTTACGCAAAAGAGAATACCGGCATCAGCATAGATATACTGGACTTACGAACGCTGTTGCCTATTGACTATGATGCTATAAAAGAGTCGGTAGAAAGAACGGGCAAAGTACTGGTGTTACATGAAGACACTTTAACCGGCGGTATAGGTGGCGAAATAGCAGCCTGGATAGGCGAGCATTGTTTTGATAAACTGGATGCCCCGGTAATGCGTTGTGCTTCGCTGGATACTCCTGTTCCGTTTAATACGGCCTTAGAACAAAACTTCCTGGCAAAAAGCCGTCTGGCAGAATACATCAACAAGTTAATCTTCTATTAA
- a CDS encoding phage holin family protein, translated as MGKFIGKLLVTALAALIVSYLLPGVKIDSGTSAMLVALVLALLNGFVKPFLVVLTIPITLLTMGLFLLVINIVIVKWTASIVPGFTVVNWWAALWFSLLLTFVTALIESLINRTQSNE; from the coding sequence ATGGGAAAATTTATTGGTAAATTACTGGTAACCGCACTAGCTGCGTTAATTGTATCATACCTTTTGCCCGGCGTTAAAATAGATAGCGGCACCAGCGCCATGTTAGTGGCACTGGTGCTGGCTTTATTAAATGGCTTTGTAAAGCCTTTCCTTGTTGTTCTTACTATTCCCATTACCTTGTTAACAATGGGGTTGTTTTTACTGGTTATTAATATTGTGATAGTAAAGTGGACGGCCAGCATTGTACCCGGTTTTACAGTAGTAAACTGGTGGGCAGCGTTATGGTTTAGTTTGTTACTCACATTTGTAACCGCTCTTATCGAAAGCCTTATTAACCGCACACAGTCAAACGAATAA
- a CDS encoding M16 family metallopeptidase: protein MIDRKKSPAIYDAVEFDLKLKPCEKYTLDNGVPVYAVNAGEQDVVMVEFVFFAGNWYENQNILAASTNFLLKNGTQHKTALEVNEHFEFHGAYLNRHCYNETATVTLHCLSKHLPQLLPAIAEVLTESVFPEEELAIYKQNQKQRLEVSLKKCDFVANRLIDDYLYGIEHPYGKYTTAPDYDAVEREQLLAFYQQYYTKGKCVVFTAGKLPADIQQQLNSAFGHLPFNQQEIPEVTHAVKPAVEKKYNIINDASGVQGAIRIAQPFPNRHHPDFIKAQVLNNVFGGFFGSRLMSNIREDKGYTYGIHSYLQNHIHQSAWMISTEAGRDVCAATIEEVYKEMQRLRDEPIEKDELDLVRNYMMGSILGDLDGPFQIISRWKNYVLNNLTESYFYNNLQTIRTISAEELQALAQKYLQPEAFYELTVV from the coding sequence ATGATTGACAGAAAAAAGAGTCCTGCTATATATGATGCGGTTGAGTTTGATTTAAAACTGAAACCGTGCGAGAAATATACGCTGGATAACGGTGTGCCTGTGTATGCGGTAAATGCCGGTGAGCAGGATGTGGTAATGGTTGAATTTGTATTTTTTGCAGGAAACTGGTACGAGAACCAAAATATTCTGGCAGCCTCTACCAACTTTTTATTAAAAAACGGCACTCAACATAAAACAGCATTAGAAGTAAATGAACACTTTGAGTTTCACGGTGCTTATTTAAATCGTCATTGCTACAATGAAACTGCTACAGTAACACTGCATTGCTTAAGCAAACATTTGCCACAGTTATTGCCTGCTATTGCAGAAGTATTGACAGAATCTGTATTTCCAGAGGAAGAGCTGGCTATTTACAAGCAAAACCAGAAACAACGTTTAGAGGTAAGCTTAAAAAAATGCGACTTTGTAGCCAACCGTTTAATTGACGATTATTTATACGGTATAGAACACCCTTATGGTAAGTATACTACAGCGCCCGATTACGATGCTGTTGAGCGCGAGCAGCTATTGGCGTTTTATCAGCAATACTACACCAAAGGAAAGTGTGTTGTTTTTACCGCAGGTAAACTGCCAGCTGATATTCAGCAACAACTGAATTCCGCTTTTGGCCATTTGCCATTTAATCAGCAGGAGATACCGGAAGTAACACATGCTGTAAAGCCGGCAGTAGAAAAAAAATACAATATCATCAATGATGCTTCAGGTGTGCAGGGCGCTATCCGTATTGCACAGCCTTTTCCTAACAGGCATCACCCGGATTTTATTAAAGCGCAGGTGCTGAATAATGTTTTCGGTGGCTTCTTTGGCTCAAGGTTGATGAGCAATATCCGTGAAGACAAAGGGTATACTTACGGTATACATAGCTATTTACAAAACCATATTCACCAGAGTGCATGGATGATCAGTACCGAAGCAGGTCGGGATGTGTGTGCAGCTACTATTGAAGAGGTATATAAAGAAATGCAGCGTCTGAGAGACGAGCCTATTGAGAAAGATGAACTGGACCTGGTGAGAAACTATATGATGGGTAGCATACTCGGAGATTTAGATGGCCCCTTCCAGATTATTTCACGCTGGAAAAACTATGTATTAAACAATCTTACCGAAAGCTATTTTTATAATAATCTGCAAACCATCAGAACTATCAGTGCTGAAGAGTTGCAGGCGCTGGCTCAGAAATACCTTCAGCCAGAAGCGTTTTATGAATTAACGGTTGTTTAA
- a CDS encoding M16 family metallopeptidase — protein sequence MITYNRFELDNGLRVLVHEDTATPMAVVNIMYDVGARDENPAQTGFAHLFEHLMFGGSIHIPDYDEPLQRAGGENNAYTTNDLTNYYCQLPAQNLETAFWLESDRMLSLAFTKKSLDVQRKVVCEEFKENYINKPYGDVWHKLRHLAYTTHPYKWMTIGDELSHIENAKLDDVKNFFFRHYRPVNAILVVAGNVKTEEVKRLAEKWFGDIPMGEKYVRNLPQEPKQQQARRLEVEADVPLNALYKAWHMGSRLSKDYYAADLITEVLGGGASSRLHHSLVKQQKLFSNLECYHFGTMEPGLVAIEGKLVKGVKLEDAEKAVEVELNRIKSELVNDTELEKVKNKTESIIAFEDMSVMSRANSLAFYELTGDVELINEELGKYQAITTEDILAHSKEIFDENNSSTLYYNSKN from the coding sequence ATGATAACATACAACCGTTTTGAATTAGATAATGGCCTGAGGGTGTTAGTGCATGAGGATACGGCTACGCCTATGGCGGTGGTAAATATTATGTACGATGTGGGGGCAAGAGACGAAAATCCGGCCCAAACAGGTTTTGCTCATCTATTTGAACACCTGATGTTTGGTGGTAGTATTCATATTCCGGATTACGACGAACCATTGCAGCGAGCTGGTGGCGAAAACAATGCTTATACAACAAACGATCTTACCAACTATTATTGCCAGTTACCGGCTCAAAACCTGGAAACGGCATTTTGGTTAGAAAGCGACCGCATGTTAAGCCTGGCCTTCACCAAAAAAAGCCTGGATGTACAACGAAAGGTGGTATGTGAGGAATTCAAAGAGAATTATATTAATAAACCATACGGAGATGTATGGCATAAATTACGCCACCTAGCCTACACAACACATCCTTATAAATGGATGACGATAGGTGATGAGTTAAGCCATATTGAGAATGCCAAGCTGGATGACGTGAAAAATTTCTTCTTCCGTCACTACCGTCCTGTAAACGCCATATTGGTAGTAGCAGGAAACGTGAAAACTGAAGAAGTAAAACGCCTGGCTGAAAAGTGGTTTGGCGATATTCCCATGGGCGAAAAGTATGTGCGCAACCTGCCCCAGGAACCTAAACAACAACAGGCCCGCAGGCTGGAAGTAGAAGCAGATGTGCCTTTAAATGCACTGTACAAAGCATGGCATATGGGCTCCCGCTTAAGCAAAGATTACTACGCAGCAGATTTAATCACTGAGGTGTTGGGTGGCGGCGCTTCTTCCCGTTTACACCATTCTCTGGTAAAACAGCAAAAACTATTCAGCAACCTGGAATGTTATCATTTTGGTACTATGGAGCCGGGGCTGGTAGCGATAGAAGGCAAACTGGTAAAAGGCGTAAAGCTGGAAGATGCAGAAAAAGCAGTAGAGGTAGAGTTGAACAGGATAAAGAGTGAGCTGGTAAATGATACAGAACTGGAAAAAGTAAAAAACAAAACGGAAAGCATCATTGCCTTTGAAGACATGAGTGTAATGAGCCGTGCCAACAGCCTTGCATTTTACGAGCTTACCGGCGATGTGGAGCTAATTAATGAAGAGCTGGGTAAATACCAGGCAATTACTACAGAAGATATTCTTGCCCACAGCAAGGAAATCTTTGATGAAAATAATAGTAGCACTTTATACTATAACAGTAAAAATTAA
- a CDS encoding DUF2157 domain-containing protein, giving the protein MNIPLFKRLLQNQLITEEEMTCIEKQQHKPASVHWDLLTLLYLGILLLCSGLGVVVYKNIDTIGHMAIITFIALACAACFIWCFKKAPGFSRSKVNFSHVLNDYLVLLGSLLLLVWVGYMQFAYEVFGSRWGLATFVPMLSLFGIAYYFDHLGVLSLAVTNLAAWAGITVAPLQFASNDFSNELLIYTGIALGLGLLLAMYITHKLKVKEHFSSVYQHFGIHIFLISLMAGLFHYEHWIALWFLIILLALSVCYWQAVQTKSYYLLVVTALYGYVTVSYAIVYGLLTMRDEGIILAMIYLIVSAIALILILIHYNKKFKEHASV; this is encoded by the coding sequence ATGAATATTCCTTTGTTTAAAAGGCTTCTTCAAAATCAATTGATTACGGAAGAAGAAATGACCTGCATCGAAAAACAGCAACACAAACCAGCTTCTGTTCATTGGGATTTACTTACACTTTTATATCTGGGTATTTTGCTGTTATGCTCAGGCTTAGGTGTGGTAGTGTATAAAAACATCGATACTATTGGGCATATGGCTATTATAACCTTTATAGCCTTAGCCTGTGCAGCCTGTTTTATCTGGTGTTTTAAAAAAGCGCCAGGCTTTTCACGCAGCAAGGTCAACTTTTCTCATGTGCTTAACGATTACCTGGTGTTGCTTGGAAGTTTGCTGCTGTTGGTGTGGGTAGGGTACATGCAATTTGCTTATGAAGTGTTTGGCTCCAGGTGGGGGCTTGCTACGTTTGTGCCCATGCTGTCTTTATTTGGTATAGCTTATTACTTCGATCATTTGGGAGTATTAAGTCTTGCTGTTACCAACCTGGCTGCCTGGGCAGGTATCACTGTAGCTCCTTTGCAATTTGCCAGTAACGACTTTAGTAATGAGCTGCTTATTTATACCGGTATTGCATTAGGTCTGGGTTTACTGCTCGCTATGTACATTACACACAAGTTAAAAGTGAAAGAACACTTTAGTAGTGTTTACCAACATTTTGGAATACACATTTTTCTAATCTCCTTGATGGCAGGATTATTTCACTACGAACACTGGATTGCTTTGTGGTTTTTGATCATATTGCTTGCCCTGTCTGTTTGTTACTGGCAGGCTGTTCAAACAAAATCCTACTACCTGTTGGTTGTAACTGCGTTATATGGCTATGTAACTGTTAGCTATGCCATAGTGTATGGCTTGTTAACTATGAGGGATGAGGGCATCATTTTAGCAATGATATATCTGATCGTTTCTGCTATTGCTTTAATCCTGATCCTTATTCATTACAACAAAAAATTCAAAGAGCATGCAAGCGTATAA